One genomic region from Anopheles coustani unplaced genomic scaffold, idAnoCousDA_361_x.2 scaffold_12_ctg1, whole genome shotgun sequence encodes:
- the LOC131271224 gene encoding chymotrypsin-2-like, protein MKVESFFQTVLVIAGVILLKINQVHSIVGGRTAMPGTAPYIVAVREGSVFICAGVLIKSNWVLTTAQCVNEKNLADLTILAGSHRLLTNKKNILISEIVKHTEYNTTSGAHNLALLKLAAPVTRSSRINIISLNDVTVASRIVTNLFGWGSLAYASTSYSNILQNLVQRTLSTTDCRPWIANLADGDICALIQPGQAACTRDEGGPLVNYQTNTLLGIYSYGTQCSGRVPDVFVDVYSHKTWIDATAV, encoded by the exons ATGAAAGTAGAGAGTTTTTTTCAAACAGTGCTAGTAATAGCAGGAGTGATCTTACTGAAAATTAATCAAG TGCATTCAATTGTTGGTGGTCGTACTGCAATGCCGGGAACTGCGCCGTACATCGTAGCGGTGCGAGAAGGCTCGGTGTTCATTTGTGCTGGGGTATTGATCAAATCCAATTGGGTCCTCACCACAGCTCAATGTGTCAACGAGAAAAATCTAGCAGATCTAACCATACTGGCTGGTTCCCATCGCCTActgacgaacaaaaaaaatattcttattAGTGAGATTGTAAAACATACGGAATATAACACTACGTCGGGTGCTCATAATCTAGCGCTTCTGAAACTCGCTGCACCTGTAACACGTTCGTCTCGTATTAATATAATTTCACTTAATGATGTAACTGTTGCATCACGAATAGTGACAAATTTGTTTGGTTGGGGATCCCTTGCTTACGCTAGTACGTCGTACTCAAACATCTTGCAGAACTTAGTCCAACGAACCTTATCAACAACTGACTGTCGCCCATGGATTGCGAATCTTGCGGATGGTGATATTTGCGCTTTGATACAGCCTGGCCAAGCGGCATGTACG AGGGATGAAGGAGGACCTTTAGTAAAttatcaaacaaacacacttcttggaatttatagcTACGGTACACAATGTAGCGGAAGGGTACCGGATGTATTTGTTGATGTATACAGTCACAAAACGTGGATTGATGCTACTGCcgtataa
- the LOC131271210 gene encoding uncharacterized protein LOC131271210 gives MNIEGGRFFYNGVKKCLINRFEHVVVPEIININVSIDGLPLYKGSPSSFWPILVNVHEIPIFSPMMVGVFHGITKPPQLKEYLGPFVEEMNDVIENGIPINNRVVRVRLRAFICDAPARAYIKGVVYFNAKHGCMKCCTVGEHSTHVRTVFFRDSDAPERTDELFRKMAYSDHYREYTPLLQLKIFDVIQDVVVADRLHLIDLGVMRRLLRGWLYGAYGVTTKAQTQEQDNRVKQARPTKTTQIDANSKEKNNQTRDAHDIDENQIDIKSIEP, from the exons ATGAATATTGAAGGAGGCCGATTTTTCTACAATGGAGTTAAAAAGTGCTTGATAAATCGCTTCGA ACATGTGGTAGTTCCAGAAATTATAAACATCAATGTATCAATTGATGGATTGCCACTTTATAAAGGATCTCCTTCTTCCTTTTGGCCGATACTAGTGAACGTTCATGAAATTCCGATATTTTCCCCCATGATGGTGGGTGTGTTTCATGGAATCACGAAACCCCCACAGCTGAAGGAATACCTTGGGCCATTTGTTGAAGAGATGAATGATGTTATCGAAAATGGTATCCCAATAAACAACAGAGTAGTTCGTGTAAGATTACGGGCATTCATCTGTGATGCTCCGGCAAGGGCTTACATAAAAG GTGTCGTCTATTTCAATGCTAAACATGGCTGCATGAAGTGTTGTACTGTCGGAGAGCATAGCACGCATGTACGAACAGTGTTCTTCAGGGACAGCGACGCACCCGAGCGTACCGATGAACTATTTCGCAAGATGGCATATTCAGATCACTACAGGGAGTACACTCCTCTTCTGCAACTTAAAATATTCGATGTGATTCAAGACGTTGTGGTCGCAGATCGCCTACATCTGATCGACCTGGGTGTGATGAGACGATTGCTACGAGGCTGGTTGTATGGAGCATATGGG GTAACAACGAAAGCACAGACGCAAGAGCAGGACAACCGTGTGAAGCAAGCCCGACCGACGAAGACTACTCAGATAGATGCaaacagcaaagaaaaaaacaaccaaactcgAGATGCGCACGACATAGATGAGAACCAAATTGACATAAAGTCTATAGAACCTTAg